The Lolium rigidum isolate FL_2022 chromosome 2, APGP_CSIRO_Lrig_0.1, whole genome shotgun sequence genomic interval taatgcaattgtccattgtttgcaacttaatactggaaggggttcggatgataacctgaaggtggacattttaggcgtagatgcatgctggatagcggtctatgtactttgtcgtaatgcccaattaaatctcactatacttatcatatcatgtatgtgcatggacatgccctctctatttgtcaattgcccaattgtactttgttcacccaacatgctatttatcttatgggagagacacctctagtgaactgtggaccccggtccattcttttacatcgaatacaatctatcgcaatacttgttctacttgttttacgcaaacaatcatcatccacagtatacatctaatcctttgttacaacaagtctggtgagattgacaaccccacttgtttcgttggggcaaagtattttggttgtgttgtgcgggttccacgttggcgccggaatccctggtgttgcgccgcactacatcccgccgccatcaaccttcgacgtgcttcttgactcctgctggttcgataaaccttggtttattactgagggaaacttgctgctgtacgcatcacaccttccacttggggttcccaacgggcgtgtgctttacgcgtcatcactgcGCCAGATCTGGTTGTCCCCTCCTCCCCCAGTACGACGGCTGCCGCTCTCCGCCACCGCCGCATCTACCTGGATAGCGAGCAGGGGATCCAATTTTTCTGATTTTACAAGGGTTTAATTGTTAAACGATATTTGTATTGACCGCTCGACAcattttccggatcggagggagtactaatttaCACGTTGAGAACAAGTTGTAGTATCTCTAGTGTATACAACCTTTTTAGCGCTAATCTAAACTGCTGATTTGGATCATTAGATGGTCAAGATTGCCCGGATCTGCCGCACTCGCtctttatataggaggtaaaaGGGAAAAGGTTGCCATCCTTtttccctaaaaaaaaaaaaagacagagaAATGCCATACGGCTGTTCTGGAACCAACGGCGCCGCCGATGCGTGAAACCCTAAGCTTGAAgcgagagaggaagaggaggagaggcGCGACGACCAGTCTAGATCTAGAGGGATGACCTGTATGCTGCTGCGCGGGTCCGCCTTCCGCCGTGCGGTACCGAGCGCGGCAGAAAGATTGGCCGTCGCGCTCTCGGCTTCGCATCCCCGTAGCCTATTGCATGCCTCTGCTCGAGCCAGGTCTTCGCTAGAGGAGGTAATTTTCCATTCTCGCTCCTTGTCTGTTTCCGGATCTGCCGCAAGGTGCTCGTTTTCTTTTTTGTTAGTCTACATAATCTTGATTCCCTAATCTTGTTCCCGGCTAGATTTTAGCGTCCCAGTTCGTTTGCGGAGTTAATTTGTTTTAGCGCATGATATGCCATACTAATTACTTAGTTTGACGAGTATTTTATTTCGGTAAACTTCATTACGGACTTCAACCTTTTGATACTCCCTTATTTTCTGTTGATCTGAATTGCCAAATAGCTGCTGACAGAAGCGACATCAATTGTCGGAGATTCTATCTATGGTCATATTGTAGGCAAATGCAGTCATATATACCAAGCATCAACATTGCCCCAAGTTTTGCTTCGGTCAGTAGCGAATCTAGAATGCAAATGAAGGGGGGCTCAAACTAGATTAGCATGCCCAAATCTGACATATAATCGAATTTGGTACaaatacatttcaaaatatgcAATTGTATCATATGATAAGCCAACCTCAAGTGAGTCAACGACCTGTGCATATCCAGATGAGAAAAGATGAATCGGACCTCAATTAAGCAAAAGCATTGATGTTATATACTGAATGTTTAGTTATTGTTACAAAGTACTGTGCACATAAATTAAATAAACAGACATATTAAAGTAGCAGATCGACTGCTAGTTGCAATAGATCAGAAGAAAGGACTCGTGACATGCTTTAGAAAAAGAAGAGAACAACAGAAGTGAGCATCCTTGTGATAATTTGCTCCTCCGTTGGGACAATAAAAGTGGATCTGGATCACCAGGCTTAAGTTACTTATCTCtctactttttttttgcgggtaattaTCTCTCTACTTGATTTATAGCCCATGGTTACGTCCCGTGCAAGGCACTTAATCTTCCTCTTCTGCATGGAAAGAAAAGTTACAAAACACATCTCTAATTGCGTCGCTGCTGGCTGGGCAAGAGGCAACCTAGCTAGGTGGGCATGTTCTGGCGAAAATGTAGGTAGCTGGAGCCTCACGAAGCCTACCCTGGTAGATTCTCTACTGCTTTCCATTGTGAGTCTCGGCCCTGAGCTGCAAAAACAACATTGTTGAGCCATATCCTACTCTTATCCAAATAGTATAGCTCTGAGCAGCGGACGAAATCTTAATTAGGATTGTACCATTGTCATCGTCTTAAGAACATACTCTGAATAGTCTAAGCCAATGTGGAACAAattttattgcttagattgttgaGCCACATGAAACCACAGAGTTCTACATCACATGGATTAAGCAAGCAGGGTATTGGGAAAATAGTTATTCTCGACTGACACTTAAGCTTTATTGCAGTAAGTCCTGAGCTATTTTGTTAACAACCAAATTACTAATGAGTTCACAAAATACCTTTGATTTTGGCGGAGGCGAGTGTCGATTCTAGTGATAAAGACTCAAATTATTTTTGACACCATATACTTTGGGTTACTGGCATTAACTAGCTTATTATGTAGGTTCCGCACTGAACCAACACGACTTCTAAGTTTCTTTAATATTTTATTACGGATTCTTAATTATTTATAAATGGATAAGGTCAAGCAAAAGACACTGGTTACTATTGCTAGACCTTGCTTGACCATTACATGTGTCTACAAGATTTTATGCTTTCATGTTGATTAAACTATTTCATTTGCCCTTTGTATAGCTTGATGCACTATGTGAGTTGGTTCGAGCAACAGATGTTTCCTCAGTGGGAACCGATCTTCTTGAGCGCATTGTTGAATGGTATACACATCTTTTTTTTCTTGTGCAATTGTTTTTTTGGCGAGGAACACTAATTATGGTATCTTTCTAGCTGTTCGAATGCTCGTAAGGAGTTTGTGCAGAAGGAAATGCGAAAGACGTGGATGATTGGTGCTGCAACAGTAGGTGGTTTCTTCTTTGGATGCTTGACGAGAACAAGGAATATTGATAACAAGAGAAAGGGAGAGCTCACGAAGGAAACTTGTGAGAACCTCCCAAATGAATAGTTTATTGAACTCCGGAATCCAGGTATTGTCGTTGCACCTTCACTTTGCACCATGTATTGAAAAACCGATCTCTTTGCACTAGTGGGGCCACTCGAGGTAGGAGGAAACCAAACCATTTATTTCCCTGGCCCATTAGACAGTGTCCAGAGAGGCTGCCTTGTCAGCACCACACATCCTAGAACCAAGTGGCAGCCTTGCTATTTCCTGGTCGCTCTGTAGCTCTTTCCCCTTTCTCTCCTTGGTAGCTTTGTTTGCTGCCGCTACCTATGTTTGTGACCACCCTCAGCGTTGCTGGCTACGTTCCTTTCCCTGTGGCAGTTAAGTTTCCAGGTTGGTTTTCTTTTTAACCAGTGCAAAGTCCTAAATTAGATGTGGCCTCACTTGTGCAAAGCGATTGTTTTTTCAATACCTGATGCAAATTGACAAAGCAACAACAATATCTGTTCAGAAGTGCAATAATCTCAAATAAATAGGACCTAAGAGGCTCAGAGCTTTCATGCCGTTGGATACTGTTAGAAATAGGATTAGCTTAAGTCTTAAGCTAACTAGGCAGTTACTTTTGTCCAACAGCCGTGTCTCTTCGAAGGGACACAACCTTGTAAACCGCCTTTATTGGTGCCTGTTCGCTGGGTATATATACCCCCAATCATCAATGAAATCAATAGTTCATCTCTCAATACTTTTACTCTAAACACGTTATCACGCACTTTGTCTCTACCGAGAgcacaaggccaagaagaacgatGGAGAAAAAAACGGAAAAAAGCAGCACCGCACGAGCGGTCCGGCGACTCCGGCGAGCGACAGCAAACACTCCGGCATGACGCGTCGCCCGGCCGCTCCTGACGGAGGCCATCAGCCCCGACGCGACCACGGCCTCTTCGCCGCGGCTCCTCCCTGCAGCGCGAGGAACGGCCAAAACGCCGCGCGGCTGCGGCCCCGGCACTAGGGATGTCAATGGGGCCCTGTTCCCCGCAAACCCGTGGGGAATTCATCTATTAGTGGACGggtatgggaaactttcatccccGCAAGCTAAAATGGGGATGGGGAGTAAAAGGTCTCCCCATCCCCGCTCCCCGTTGTCCCCCGTTATAATTGTATATACACGTAAattgatatatttttatatgaaatatgttgtaatattgtgTCTCGTGTAGTATATTTTAATATTATTAAACATATCATACTAATatgttatcatttttatttcgtacaTATTACAAAGTTGCATATTTCTATGTGCAAAATATATAAGATCATAAAATTACGAGAAGATCATTTGAATTTGGCTTCTTAATGGGGAACCCGATCCCCGCCCCGAACCCGGTGGGGATGGGGATGGGAAAAAAGTCTCCCCGATTActaaatggggatggggatgagATGGCACTCCCCGGTGGGGAGCAGACCCGTTGCCATCCCTGCCCGGCACGCGCCATGAACGGCGTGGCCCACAGCAGGCACGCGTAGCCGCGTCCTACGACGCGCGGCGCGTGGCGCGCTCGTTCCTACGAGGCGACCCCTGACGGTGCTCCTCCGAGCATGTAGCATCGGCCCCCGGCGGAAGCCAGTCCCCGACGCTTTCTCCTCCCAGCCGGTGGCCGCCTACGCGCGACGAAGACGACCTTCAACCACGGCGCGCCATGTAGCCTTCGGCTCGGCCCTCACGGCGCAGCAGCGCCCGCGGACACGGCCCTCGGCCTGGTTCCTCCAAGCACGGAGGGTTCTTCAATCTATGGCCTCCCCGCACGCACTACGCCCTTCAGTCCTCTGGACTCCGGAGCAAGGCGATGCCCTTGTGAAGGAGGCTGAGCGCCTGCGTCGAATAATTGATTCGTACAGAGCACAAATGAAGCGATAGGGAAACCTTATCTCTTTCGCCAAATTTGCAATTTAGTCTGTCTAGTTTGTTAAATTGCACATATATAACTTACAAATGGACCTGCATACTCGCTGGTTTATGCAGATTAACAATCTGTTTTGTATTGGACTTGCCATCAGGCAAAATACTATCTTTTAGTTCAGCTCTCTGCCTTGCTGCATATTATAAATAAAGAATCACATGGTATATACATATGCCTCTAGCATTTTATAACATACAAAAAAGAGAGGATAACACACAATTTTGGTACACCAAACTTTATTTGtaattgaaattattattttcttACAAGAAAAATCACATTAAAATTTTATGAGATAAAATTGCCAGTAAATATGTGACTATCTAAAGTTCATTGCAAATCGCAAGGTGATGGCATAAACTATATAAATTGCAGATTATTCATTATTGTGATATGAACATATTTGCCATCTCGACGGCAATTTTTTTTCTCCAAATGTGCTTTtctaaatatattaatatcaaagtaTAACACAATGTAGTAGGATAAGGCATCTACTATGCTTCCTACTACTAAGAGATGTACTCCATAAATATGGAGAAAATCTACAATGTGTTAACTTACTATTTGAgatcaacacacacatatggcaTGGAAGCACTAGCTTAACATTCAATTGTTTCTGTAGAGCATACTTGTTGTTTACCAAAGGAAATTTTGCTATCAAAgtaaaattaaattttggcatcatCACTGCATGCTTCTATTACATTGGTATAAAGAAAATTGTGGAACCTATATCAGTCGTTTTATGTCTATCAAGACAAAGTCCATCATACATAGCAGTGTTTTTGCTCTTGAAAAAACTACTATAGGTTATCCATTATACGGTGATAATTATATTCACCACAAATAACCAATGTCAAAATACATATCTATGTTTTGGCATTAAATTTAACATCTCCCATCATTTTGGGTAAGAATTCCAAAGAATTGATAGAAGTATCATTTAGTATCTCAATATTGAATGTCTACCCGATGGTCATTAAGGAATTACCTCGACCATTAATATGCTCAATCGAAGAATTTTCATAAAATTATTTACTATCATAATAAATGAGTTGCATGATCATCTCATGCGTTGCTAGAATCTCCATCAAAGGAATTCACTTAACTCAATTAGATGAGAGAAATTGGATAAATATCTATTCCTCTTTAAATCTCCACCAACAAGATATTTGTTGTACAAACACAATGCCAATAGGTTCTCATTCACTTTTGAGGATTTCTAGTCCATTGTAGTTACTTAGTTCTGTTGTCTATAAAATCAGCTCCAAGTTTATATTTTGTGATTAGGTAGTTTCAAATATAAGCCTGATTCAAATAGCTCAATGAACTTTACATCCTACTTTGATGGTAATGTAAAAAGATTATCGTCTTTATTTCAGGCTATATGATGTCTTATAAAGAATCATTAGATACACCCTACGGGTGATATATAGCACTACCTGAAATTCAACTATTACTCATAATACTAAGAATCTCAATAGTATTGAAAAGAACTACGAGAAATCAATGTAAAGTGGAGGTAAAATGACAAGTAGAAACATAGTGGATCTATCAAAGGGATAAGATAACTCTCAAGTTTATCAAAGATGTTATTGTATGAATCATTATACATATGAAATCCCAAATTCCCAAGCCTTTTGGTAGGGTTATTCCACAATTTGATCATCTACGAGTTAAACGGGGTAATTTTGAAGCTCACTTCAAGAAACACCGTACTATAATCTTGTTACGGATTGTACTTATAATCTTCATCATGAAGAAACATAAGCCTAGTCCGGTTGGAGATACACTCCTTTGCAATAATAGTTTTCTTGTGGAATGAAATTCCCAAGACATTTTGGAGACCTTGTTTAGTCTCATACCTATCCCCATCAGCCCATATTTATGCTACCATATGTGGTATGTTTTCCATTAATATCATGTTTCTCATACATGACATTTCATTGTATGAACTAAATTCATACTAAACTTTGTTGTGTAGAAACTAATATTTTGGATCTTCATGAATTTAAGATTTGTCATAATCGCCTTGGTCACCCATTATAGGGGTAATGCGGAAAAACAAATTAGTGAAAATTTCATTGTTCACAACTTAAAAGTTGCAAAATTCTCAAATCATCAGATGTTATGAGCACCTAATgtgtcatgagaattttttttatatAAGTCTCTCACACTCCGCTAAAATTTCTTGAACTTATTCAAGAAGATACATGTAAACTATTCCACAAATATCTGGGTCATATAATTATTTCATGGTATTCATAGACACTAATGGATGGTCTTATGTGGGTCTCTAATCTCCACAAACCCATGATTTTGCTAAATTAATTGCTCAAATTCTCAAATTAAGAGCAAAATATCATAACATATTGGTTAAACCAATATAACTATCATTTTCACAAGCATTTGTGATTTTACTAAGTACCTCTTGTACATACCCAGAATGATGTATCTAAATTCTTTATCAAAAGAATCTAACTAACTAAATGACCACTTTGACAGATTTTTAACATGCCAACATCTTGTTGGACACATACGGTATTACACGCCATAGATCTAATCCAGATCACAACAGTTGCTTATAATACTGCTTCCCCTTGCAGTAAGTACGTGTAAATCAAACAAGTATTTCCCATCTGCGATAATTCGGTTATATACTGGTATCACCACCCCAACGTACATCATGGGCCCTCACATCAATTTGGGATCTATGTGATAA includes:
- the LOC124686453 gene encoding uncharacterized protein LOC124686453; this encodes MTCMLLRGSAFRRAVPSAAERLAVALSASHPRSLLHASARARSSLEELDALCELVRATDVSSVGTDLLERIVECCSNARKEFVQKEMRKTWMIGAATVGGFFFGCLTRTRNIDNKRKGELTKETCENLPNE